A genome region from Arthrobacter agilis includes the following:
- a CDS encoding AEC family transporter: MLGVLGGFVVVGAVILVGYIAGRLVIGGPQAGLALNQVAFFVTNPALLFTVLADADLGSVFSEYVPIAIISSLAIAALYVALSRFLFRRPAAETAIGAMASSYVNANNIGIPITVYALGDATLIAPVLLVQLLLLAPLYLTVLDLTSSRKPSVRALLTQPFRNPMIIASLLGVAVAATGFRPPPPVWDSLALIGGAAVPMVLLSFGMSLPGSRPLRAGPDRLQVLTATTLKSTLMPVAAYLTAHHLFGLEGERLLGAVVVSALPTAQNVFMFAGRYGRGIPLARDTVLLSSVLAIPALVVVAALLA; encoded by the coding sequence ATGCTGGGAGTGCTGGGCGGGTTCGTCGTCGTCGGCGCCGTGATCCTCGTCGGCTACATCGCCGGGCGGCTCGTCATCGGCGGACCGCAGGCCGGTCTCGCACTGAACCAGGTGGCGTTCTTCGTCACCAACCCGGCCCTGCTGTTCACGGTCCTGGCCGACGCGGACCTCGGGTCCGTGTTCTCGGAATACGTGCCGATCGCGATCATCTCCTCCCTCGCCATCGCCGCCCTCTACGTAGCACTGAGCAGGTTCCTGTTCCGCAGGCCCGCCGCCGAGACGGCGATCGGCGCCATGGCGAGCTCCTACGTGAACGCCAACAACATCGGCATCCCCATCACCGTCTACGCCCTGGGCGACGCGACGCTGATCGCCCCCGTACTGCTCGTCCAGCTGCTGCTGCTGGCCCCGCTCTACCTGACGGTCCTCGACCTCACCTCCAGCCGGAAGCCCTCCGTGCGGGCCCTGCTGACCCAGCCGTTCCGCAACCCGATGATCATCGCCTCGCTGCTGGGTGTCGCCGTGGCCGCCACCGGTTTCCGCCCACCGCCGCCGGTCTGGGACTCGCTGGCGCTGATCGGCGGGGCCGCCGTGCCCATGGTCCTCCTCTCGTTCGGCATGTCCCTGCCCGGGAGCCGCCCGCTCCGCGCCGGGCCGGACCGCCTGCAGGTCCTCACGGCCACGACACTCAAGAGCACCCTCATGCCGGTGGCGGCCTACCTGACCGCGCATCATCTCTTCGGGCTCGAGGGTGAGCGGCTCCTGGGCGCCGTCGTCGTCTCCGCCCTGCCCACGGCGCAGAACGTCTTCATGTTCGCCGGCCGCTACGGCCGGGGGATCCCGCTGGCACGCGACACCGTCCTGCTGTCCTCGGTGCTCGCCATCCCGGCGCTGGTCGTCGTCGCGGCCCTCCTCGCCTGA
- a CDS encoding glycoside hydrolase family 53 protein, whose product MRTQRTAGPRSIHGRTTAALAASLLATLALPAGMATAAPAPGNVGITNPGFEAGLTGWKTTGRPASTTVERDAEGAHLAQRLVGDATVTARQKTGPLAEGWWTVSARVKSEGTLKASRIGLRNCGTDGETVIPSTAQDGAWLTIAADAYVTRGSCEVVIETRGTAGDWVVVDDVTLTPGSVSRTVRGADLSNLAKNEDNGALYYDAAGRPVDAVQAFAGAGATMVRLKVWVDPADGYNTTDEVVATAKRAKAAGLEVLVDFHYSDRWTDPGAQGMPAAWVGLAPDAVADAVYRHTHDVLTALKDAGATADAVQVGNEINPGMMWPLGQTWDVLPGDGVEGAQWDNLALFLSAGSRAVKDVSADTDVILHLTNINNGIGGLTWWFDEVTARGVQFDTIGLSYYGYWHGSLADLQNAVTTLSGRYGRDVLVVENSYPFTLADDPEHPWANVIDLESELVSGYPATPEGQAANFRAVQDVVASAPGGRGIGVVSWEPAWTAVDGNGWDPADPASGNAWENQAMFDFQGRALPALAEFAPDPVPRRTP is encoded by the coding sequence ATGAGAACGCAACGCACAGCCGGACCCCGTTCCATCCACGGGCGGACGACGGCGGCCCTCGCCGCGTCGCTGCTCGCCACGCTCGCGCTGCCCGCGGGCATGGCGACGGCCGCCCCGGCCCCGGGGAACGTCGGCATCACCAACCCGGGTTTCGAGGCCGGCCTGACCGGCTGGAAGACCACGGGCAGGCCGGCCTCCACCACCGTCGAGCGCGACGCCGAGGGTGCGCACCTCGCGCAGCGGCTGGTCGGGGACGCCACGGTCACCGCCCGCCAGAAGACCGGCCCGCTGGCCGAGGGCTGGTGGACCGTCTCCGCCCGGGTGAAGTCCGAGGGGACGCTGAAGGCGTCCCGCATCGGGCTGCGCAACTGCGGGACCGACGGCGAGACCGTCATCCCGTCCACCGCGCAGGACGGCGCCTGGCTCACCATCGCGGCCGACGCCTACGTCACCAGGGGATCCTGTGAGGTGGTCATCGAGACGCGCGGCACCGCCGGCGACTGGGTGGTCGTCGACGACGTGACGCTGACGCCCGGGTCCGTCTCGCGCACCGTCCGCGGGGCCGACCTGTCCAACCTGGCCAAGAACGAGGACAACGGCGCTCTCTACTACGACGCCGCCGGCCGGCCCGTGGACGCGGTGCAGGCATTCGCCGGCGCGGGCGCCACGATGGTCCGCCTCAAGGTCTGGGTGGATCCCGCGGACGGCTACAACACCACGGACGAGGTGGTGGCGACGGCGAAGCGCGCGAAGGCCGCCGGCCTCGAGGTGCTCGTGGACTTCCACTACAGCGACCGCTGGACCGATCCGGGGGCACAGGGCATGCCGGCCGCCTGGGTGGGACTCGCACCCGATGCCGTGGCCGACGCCGTGTACCGGCACACGCACGACGTCCTGACCGCGCTCAAGGACGCGGGGGCGACCGCGGACGCCGTGCAGGTGGGCAACGAGATCAACCCCGGCATGATGTGGCCCCTCGGCCAGACCTGGGACGTCCTGCCCGGCGACGGCGTGGAGGGCGCGCAGTGGGACAACCTCGCGCTGTTCCTCTCCGCCGGTTCCCGTGCCGTCAAGGACGTCAGCGCCGACACCGACGTGATCCTGCACCTGACGAACATCAACAACGGCATCGGCGGCCTCACCTGGTGGTTCGACGAGGTCACGGCGCGTGGCGTGCAGTTCGACACCATCGGGCTCTCCTACTACGGCTACTGGCACGGCTCGCTGGCCGACCTGCAGAACGCCGTCACCACGCTGTCCGGGCGGTACGGCCGGGATGTGCTCGTGGTGGAGAACTCCTACCCCTTCACGCTGGCCGACGACCCCGAGCACCCGTGGGCGAACGTCATCGACCTCGAGTCCGAACTGGTATCGGGCTACCCGGCGACCCCGGAGGGGCAGGCCGCGAACTTCCGCGCGGTGCAGGACGTCGTCGCCTCCGCGCCCGGCGGCCGCGGCATCGGCGTGGTGAGCTGGGAGCCCGCCTGGACCGCGGTCGACGGCAACGGCTGGGACCCTGCCGACCCCGCGAGCGGCAATGCGTGGGAGAACCAGGCGATGTTCGACTTCCAGGGCCGCGCCCTGCCGGCACTGGCCGAATTCGCCCCCGACCCCGTACCCCGCCGCACGCCGTAA
- a CDS encoding MFS transporter, with product MSVSSPPNATAKASAPFPYLGLLSLAGAIFVSVTSEFLPTGLLPAMARDLDVGISTAGYLVTIFAGTVVVATTPLAAVTQRFSRKSLIVVVLLVIALANVLAAVAPTYGVLVAARILGGLAHGLFWAVVAAYSAHLVPAHQLGKAVAITAGGGTAAFVLGVPVGTAIGNALGWRAAFTIIGVVVAVLALVIVKFLPPVNHHVERKAGEVHVPLRRDPSFRGVLLLCTVILILLTGQNTFYTYIAPWLTDVSSFEPGSVALVLFLYGGAGIIGLVGAGYAADRFPRKAFAGVVLVVMAAVLTLALATTNTVVVLIAVIVWGAAFGGIPAMLQTRMLRTASYRTRDLSAALQTTAFNVGIGGGALLGGLLLEGIGLDVLPFVMILLVAVGLGLSLTTDTARDRRERRRLRPA from the coding sequence TTGTCTGTCTCCTCCCCGCCGAACGCCACTGCGAAAGCCTCCGCGCCGTTCCCCTACCTGGGGCTGCTGTCCCTCGCGGGGGCGATCTTCGTCTCCGTGACCAGCGAGTTCCTGCCCACCGGCCTCCTGCCGGCCATGGCCCGTGACCTCGACGTCGGCATCTCCACGGCCGGCTACCTCGTGACCATCTTCGCCGGGACCGTCGTCGTGGCGACCACACCGCTGGCCGCCGTCACGCAGCGGTTCTCCCGCAAGTCGCTGATCGTCGTCGTGCTCCTCGTGATCGCCCTCGCGAACGTCCTCGCGGCCGTCGCCCCGACCTACGGGGTGCTCGTCGCGGCACGCATCCTCGGCGGACTCGCGCACGGCCTCTTCTGGGCCGTGGTCGCCGCCTACTCCGCGCACCTCGTCCCGGCCCATCAACTCGGCAAGGCGGTGGCCATCACCGCCGGCGGCGGGACGGCGGCCTTCGTGCTCGGCGTCCCGGTCGGCACGGCCATCGGCAACGCACTGGGCTGGCGCGCCGCCTTCACGATCATCGGCGTGGTCGTGGCCGTCCTCGCCCTCGTGATCGTGAAGTTCCTGCCACCCGTGAACCACCACGTGGAGCGGAAGGCCGGTGAGGTGCACGTCCCGCTGCGCCGGGACCCGAGCTTCCGCGGCGTCCTGCTCCTGTGCACCGTCATCCTGATCCTGCTGACGGGCCAGAACACGTTCTACACGTACATCGCCCCCTGGCTCACGGACGTCTCGTCCTTCGAGCCGGGGTCCGTGGCCCTGGTCCTGTTCCTGTACGGCGGGGCGGGCATCATCGGGCTCGTCGGGGCCGGCTACGCCGCCGACCGCTTCCCCCGGAAGGCCTTCGCCGGCGTCGTGCTGGTGGTCATGGCCGCCGTCCTCACCCTCGCCCTCGCCACCACCAACACGGTGGTGGTGCTGATCGCGGTGATCGTCTGGGGGGCGGCCTTCGGCGGCATCCCGGCCATGCTGCAGACCAGGATGCTGCGCACCGCGTCCTACCGCACGCGCGACCTCTCGGCCGCACTGCAGACGACGGCGTTCAACGTGGGCATCGGCGGGGGCGCGCTCCTCGGCGGGCTCCTGCTCGAGGGGATCGGCCTCGACGTCCTGCCCTTCGTGATGATCCTCCTCGTCGCCGTCGGCCTCGGCCTGAGCCTGACCACCGACACCGCGAGGGATCGCCGGGAGCGCCGGCGGCTCCGCCCGGCCTGA
- a CDS encoding carbohydrate ABC transporter permease, with protein MSVQPAVSGSTAARADRAPGPAGDPPTSGRTGGSPARRRSHRFRSRVLTPYLMLAPGILLFAVFMAAPIFYTLYLSFQRVEVSGLGLGSGARKQVFAGLGNYTAALADPEFAASVGRVLLYGLILIPCMLGLALLFALLLDSRRSRATTFSRVSIFLPYAVPAVISSLLWGFLYLPSVSPFYYVTERLGLDVPQILSSGLIMFGIANIALWGGVGFNMIVIYTSLKAVPNDIYEAARLDGATEMQIALRIKIPIVMPSLIMTALFSIVATLQVFAEPTTLRPLTNTLSTSWTPLMKVYRDAFTRDDIYSAAASSIIIAAATLLISFVFLRVVQKRAFGQED; from the coding sequence GTGAGCGTTCAGCCAGCAGTATCCGGGAGCACCGCCGCCCGCGCCGACAGGGCGCCCGGGCCCGCAGGTGACCCACCGACGTCGGGCCGGACCGGCGGCAGCCCCGCGCGGCGCCGGTCGCACCGCTTCCGGTCGCGCGTCCTGACGCCGTACCTGATGCTCGCTCCCGGCATCCTCCTGTTCGCCGTGTTCATGGCGGCCCCCATCTTCTACACGCTCTACCTGAGCTTCCAGCGCGTCGAGGTGTCCGGGCTCGGGCTCGGCTCGGGGGCGCGGAAGCAGGTGTTCGCGGGCCTGGGCAACTACACCGCGGCCCTGGCCGACCCCGAGTTCGCCGCCAGTGTGGGCAGGGTGCTGCTGTACGGGCTCATCCTGATCCCGTGCATGCTCGGACTCGCACTGCTGTTCGCGCTCCTGCTCGACTCGAGGCGGTCCAGGGCCACCACGTTCTCCCGGGTCTCGATCTTCCTGCCCTACGCGGTGCCGGCCGTCATCAGCTCCCTGCTCTGGGGCTTCCTGTACCTGCCCTCGGTCAGCCCGTTCTACTACGTCACGGAGCGGCTCGGCCTCGACGTGCCGCAGATCCTCTCCTCCGGGCTCATCATGTTCGGGATCGCCAACATCGCCCTCTGGGGCGGCGTGGGCTTCAACATGATCGTCATCTACACCTCGCTGAAGGCCGTCCCGAACGACATCTACGAGGCGGCGCGGCTCGACGGCGCCACCGAGATGCAGATCGCGCTCCGGATCAAGATCCCCATCGTGATGCCGTCGCTCATCATGACGGCCCTGTTCTCCATCGTGGCGACGCTCCAGGTCTTCGCCGAGCCCACCACCCTGCGACCGCTGACCAACACCCTCTCGACGAGCTGGACACCGCTCATGAAGGTCTACCGCGACGCGTTCACCCGCGACGACATCTACTCGGCGGCGGCGAGCTCCATCATCATCGCCGCGGCGACCCTCCTGATCTCCTTCGTATTCCTCCGCGTGGTCCAGAAGCGCGCCTTCGGACAGGAAGACTGA
- a CDS encoding BCCT family transporter — MSNSTEPIHGSPPSEDTPFEAPPREAPAKAALDRPVLFVSLSIVILLMLVAVIFPTGFSEITTSVLNGLVANFGWAFVLTATGFVVFALFLAFSKYGRIPLGKDGEKPEYSRASWIAMMFSAGMGIGLMFYGVTEPISHYLTPPVDGIEPGTPEAARQAMNYTLFHWAIHPWAIYAVVGLALAYSAFRKGRGSGFSGAFTALFRGRSTPKALRAIDVFAIFATLFGSATSLGLGVLQINGGLTEVFGMGSSLPLQITLIAILTVCFIVSAVSGVSRGIKWLSNGNMILALALLFFLFVVGPTVFILELIPASGGNYLIGLPQMASRTGAFGGHEWLAAWTIFYWAWWVSWTPFVGSFLAKISRGRTIREFIIGVVAVPSVISVIWFGVWGGSALNLQDNGVDIAAANAESQESAMFALLAQYPLASVTSILVVVLVAVFFISGADASSIVLGSLSSFGAAVPRKWLTILWGALTGGVAAILLSVGSLEALQTLTIIAAAPFLLVMIGLCVALMMDLAKDPLITGARRTGSRAARRVPPPQG; from the coding sequence ATGTCTAATTCCACCGAGCCCATTCACGGATCACCGCCCAGCGAGGACACGCCCTTCGAGGCTCCTCCCCGAGAGGCGCCCGCGAAGGCTGCGCTGGACAGGCCCGTCCTCTTCGTCTCGCTCTCGATCGTCATCCTCCTGATGCTCGTGGCCGTCATCTTCCCCACGGGGTTCTCGGAGATCACCACCTCCGTGCTGAACGGGCTCGTGGCCAACTTCGGCTGGGCCTTCGTGCTCACGGCCACGGGCTTCGTGGTCTTCGCACTCTTCCTCGCCTTCAGCAAGTACGGGCGGATCCCCCTCGGCAAGGACGGGGAGAAGCCGGAGTACTCGAGGGCATCCTGGATCGCGATGATGTTCAGCGCCGGCATGGGCATCGGCCTCATGTTCTACGGCGTCACCGAACCCATCTCCCACTACCTGACTCCTCCGGTCGACGGCATCGAACCGGGCACCCCGGAAGCGGCGCGCCAGGCCATGAACTACACGCTGTTCCACTGGGCCATCCACCCGTGGGCCATCTACGCGGTGGTCGGCCTGGCCCTCGCCTACTCGGCCTTCCGCAAGGGCCGGGGCAGCGGATTCAGCGGCGCCTTCACGGCCCTCTTCCGCGGCCGCTCCACCCCCAAGGCCCTGCGCGCCATCGACGTCTTCGCGATCTTCGCGACCCTCTTCGGGTCGGCCACCTCGCTCGGCCTCGGCGTGCTGCAGATCAACGGCGGGCTCACGGAGGTCTTCGGCATGGGCAGCAGCCTGCCCCTGCAGATCACGCTGATCGCGATCCTCACCGTCTGCTTCATCGTCTCCGCCGTCAGCGGCGTGAGCCGCGGCATCAAGTGGCTCTCCAACGGCAACATGATCCTGGCGCTCGCCCTCCTGTTCTTCCTGTTCGTCGTGGGCCCCACGGTCTTCATCCTCGAACTCATCCCCGCCTCGGGCGGGAACTACCTCATCGGCCTGCCCCAGATGGCCTCGCGCACCGGCGCCTTCGGTGGGCACGAGTGGCTCGCCGCGTGGACCATCTTCTACTGGGCCTGGTGGGTCTCGTGGACGCCCTTCGTGGGCTCGTTCCTCGCCAAGATCTCGCGCGGCCGCACCATCCGCGAGTTCATCATCGGCGTCGTCGCCGTCCCCAGCGTCATCAGCGTGATCTGGTTCGGTGTCTGGGGCGGCTCCGCCCTCAACCTGCAGGACAACGGGGTGGACATCGCGGCGGCGAACGCCGAGAGCCAGGAGTCCGCGATGTTCGCGCTCCTCGCCCAGTACCCGCTGGCCTCCGTGACCTCCATCCTCGTGGTCGTCCTCGTCGCCGTCTTCTTCATCTCGGGAGCCGACGCGTCCTCGATCGTGCTCGGCTCGCTGTCCTCCTTCGGTGCGGCGGTCCCCCGCAAGTGGCTGACGATCCTCTGGGGTGCGCTCACCGGCGGTGTGGCCGCCATCCTCCTCTCCGTGGGGAGCCTGGAGGCCCTGCAGACGCTCACCATCATCGCCGCGGCGCCGTTCCTGCTCGTGATGATCGGGCTGTGCGTGGCACTCATGATGGATCTCGCGAAGGATCCCCTCATCACCGGTGCGCGGCGCACGGGTTCGCGCGCCGCCCGGAGGGTCCCGCCGCCGCAGGGCTGA
- a CDS encoding carbohydrate ABC transporter permease encodes MATPSTLTPSLRSRRDSVHGHEKPSPVATALLLLGALYCLLPVLWVLMASTKDGSELFSTFTFAPSSHLFANIAELSGYRDGLFWRWMANTALYAGAGAIASTVVSALSGYVLAKFAFPGKGAVFNILLMGVLVPGVILAIPQYFLMAQLGLTNTYWAVFLPQIISPYGIYLARIYAAAAVPTDVVEAARTDGSSELGIFARIAMPMMLPGLVTIFLFQFVAIWNNFMLPYIMLGDDSLFPITVGLNGLLNQGASAPALYTLVVTGALLSILPLILMFLLLQRFWRVDLAAGAVKA; translated from the coding sequence ATGGCTACCCCCTCCACGCTCACCCCCTCGCTGCGGTCCCGCCGCGACAGCGTCCACGGCCACGAGAAGCCGAGCCCCGTGGCCACCGCCCTGCTGCTCCTTGGAGCGCTCTACTGCCTGCTCCCGGTGCTGTGGGTCCTCATGGCCTCCACCAAGGACGGCTCCGAGCTCTTCTCCACGTTCACCTTCGCGCCCAGTTCGCACCTCTTCGCCAACATCGCCGAACTGAGTGGGTACCGCGACGGCCTGTTCTGGCGCTGGATGGCCAACACGGCGCTCTACGCGGGGGCGGGGGCCATCGCCTCGACCGTCGTCTCGGCGCTGTCCGGCTACGTGCTGGCGAAGTTCGCCTTCCCCGGCAAGGGTGCGGTGTTCAACATCCTCCTGATGGGCGTGCTGGTACCCGGCGTCATCCTGGCCATCCCGCAGTACTTCCTGATGGCGCAGCTCGGCCTCACCAACACCTACTGGGCCGTGTTCCTGCCGCAGATCATCAGCCCCTACGGCATCTACCTGGCGCGCATCTACGCGGCGGCGGCCGTCCCCACCGACGTCGTCGAGGCCGCCCGGACGGACGGCTCCAGCGAGCTGGGGATCTTCGCGCGCATCGCGATGCCGATGATGCTCCCGGGCCTTGTCACCATCTTCCTGTTCCAGTTCGTGGCCATCTGGAACAACTTCATGCTGCCGTACATCATGCTCGGCGACGACTCCCTGTTCCCCATCACCGTGGGCCTCAACGGACTGCTGAACCAGGGGGCGTCGGCGCCCGCGCTGTACACCCTCGTGGTGACCGGGGCCCTGCTGTCCATCCTGCCGCTGATCCTGATGTTCCTCCTGCTGCAGCGTTTCTGGCGCGTCGACCTCGCTGCCGGCGCCGTCAAGGCGTGA
- a CDS encoding ABC transporter substrate-binding protein, which produces MRSILRVGAMATVAATALLTAGCSSPAADAPAAEGPVELSFWAWAPNIEKVVEMWNEENPDIKVTVSKQDGGDPAITKLLTAINAGSGAPDLIQAEYQKIPTLVASDALANISEGGAELEEKFPEGVWSSVTLGGDALYAVPQDSGPMMFYYREDVFEELGLEVPTTWEEYADVARAVHASDPKRYLGTFSANDAGWFAGMAQQAGTSWWSIDGDSWGVDIDSEASEKVASFWGGLVEEGAIDNKPMYTPEWNAGLNDGSQVGWLSAVWAPGVLSGNAAETAGLWKAAPMPQWDGEEATGNWGGSSTAVTSQSEHVEAATEFATWLNTDPEAVQALVDETGIYPAATDEAEASLAAAPEFFSNQPDFYDVAAGVAQTVSPFTYGPNVNVAFSAYNDEFAKAADAKTETAFVDALKAMQEITVTDLKDNGFNVK; this is translated from the coding sequence ATGCGTTCAATTCTTCGCGTCGGTGCCATGGCTACCGTCGCTGCCACCGCCCTGCTCACCGCGGGATGCTCAAGCCCTGCCGCGGACGCACCCGCTGCGGAAGGCCCCGTGGAGCTCAGCTTCTGGGCCTGGGCACCCAACATCGAGAAGGTGGTGGAGATGTGGAACGAGGAGAACCCCGACATCAAGGTCACCGTCAGCAAGCAGGACGGCGGAGACCCCGCGATCACCAAGCTCCTCACCGCCATCAACGCCGGCAGCGGCGCACCCGACCTGATCCAGGCCGAGTACCAGAAGATCCCCACGCTCGTCGCGTCCGATGCCCTGGCCAACATCTCCGAGGGCGGCGCGGAGCTCGAGGAGAAGTTCCCCGAGGGCGTCTGGTCCTCGGTGACCCTCGGCGGTGACGCGCTCTACGCCGTGCCGCAGGACTCCGGGCCCATGATGTTCTACTACCGCGAGGACGTCTTCGAGGAACTCGGCCTCGAGGTGCCCACCACCTGGGAGGAGTACGCCGACGTCGCCCGCGCCGTGCACGCCTCCGACCCCAAGCGCTACCTCGGCACGTTCTCCGCGAACGACGCCGGCTGGTTCGCCGGCATGGCGCAGCAGGCGGGGACATCCTGGTGGAGCATCGACGGCGACTCCTGGGGGGTCGACATCGACAGCGAGGCCAGCGAGAAGGTCGCCTCCTTCTGGGGCGGACTCGTCGAGGAAGGCGCGATCGACAACAAGCCCATGTACACGCCCGAATGGAACGCCGGCCTCAACGACGGCAGCCAGGTCGGATGGCTGAGTGCCGTGTGGGCGCCGGGCGTCCTGTCCGGCAACGCCGCCGAGACCGCCGGCCTCTGGAAGGCCGCCCCCATGCCGCAGTGGGACGGCGAGGAGGCCACCGGCAACTGGGGCGGATCCTCCACGGCCGTCACGTCGCAGAGCGAGCACGTCGAGGCAGCGACCGAGTTCGCGACCTGGCTGAACACGGACCCCGAGGCCGTCCAGGCCCTCGTCGACGAGACGGGCATCTACCCCGCCGCCACCGACGAGGCCGAGGCGTCGCTCGCCGCCGCTCCCGAGTTCTTCAGCAACCAGCCCGACTTCTACGACGTCGCCGCGGGCGTGGCACAGACGGTCAGCCCGTTCACCTACGGACCGAACGTCAACGTCGCCTTCAGCGCCTACAACGACGAGTTCGCCAAGGCCGCCGACGCGAAGACGGAGACAGCCTTCGTCGACGCCCTGAAGGCCATGCAGGAGATCACCGTCACTGATCTCAAGGACAACGGCTTCAACGTCAAGTAG
- a CDS encoding beta-galactosidase, which translates to MSLDHHAVLTQDAVPGAAVPDTATAPAGRSWPAGTQQLRYGGDYNPEQWPRHVWLEDIALMQQAGINLVSIGIFSWALLEPRDGEFDFTFLDDIMDLLASAGIDVDLGTPTAAPPAWFWKKYPQARPVTREGVTLGHGSRGMASPSSPEYRRHAARITAELARRYAPHPALRMWHVHNEYGAPISECYSEQSAQAFRAWLGRRYGSLDAVNDAWGTTFWGQRYGAWDEIDAPRLSASVVNPAHRLDFKRFTSDSLLECYVLERDTIRQYTPDLPVTTNFMATSCPSLDYWSWAREVDVVANDHYLTAEREDNHVLLALDADFTRSLAGGRPWMLMEHSTSAVNWQPRNIAKRPGEMLRNSLSHVARGADAVMFFQFRASRFGAEKFHSAMVPHQGAESRIFREVTGLGHVLGRAAGVRGSTVGARVAILWDTESFWAQDLEWRPSEDLDHRERIEAYYTALWNRGVTVDFAHPEQDLGAYDLVLAPALYAVSPAARLNLESYVAEGGNLVVSFFSGVVDDHDAVPAGGYPGQLRDVLGLTVAEWLPLRRHESVTLDGGSTADVWAEDLELDGARTHTAYASGPAAGKPAVTVNAFGKGTAWYISTRPAASALDALLGEALSVAGIPDGPSPAGVETVSRTSDRATFTFVLNHTDADAPLPVGGTDLVSGRTVTAGELLAAGGSAVVEQQEQQEQ; encoded by the coding sequence ATGTCGCTTGACCACCACGCGGTCCTCACCCAGGACGCCGTCCCGGGCGCCGCAGTTCCGGACACCGCCACCGCTCCCGCCGGCCGGTCCTGGCCCGCAGGAACCCAGCAGCTCCGGTACGGCGGGGACTACAACCCCGAGCAGTGGCCCCGGCACGTGTGGCTCGAGGACATCGCGCTCATGCAGCAGGCCGGGATCAACCTGGTCAGCATCGGCATCTTCTCGTGGGCCCTGCTCGAGCCCCGCGACGGCGAGTTCGACTTCACCTTCCTCGACGACATCATGGACCTCCTCGCCTCCGCCGGCATCGACGTGGACCTCGGCACCCCGACCGCCGCGCCCCCGGCCTGGTTCTGGAAGAAGTACCCGCAGGCCCGCCCCGTGACCCGCGAGGGCGTGACCCTCGGCCACGGCTCGCGCGGCATGGCATCCCCCAGCTCCCCCGAGTACCGTCGCCACGCCGCACGCATCACCGCGGAGCTGGCACGCCGCTACGCCCCGCACCCGGCGCTGCGCATGTGGCACGTGCACAACGAGTACGGCGCCCCTATCAGCGAGTGCTACTCGGAGCAGTCCGCGCAGGCCTTCCGCGCCTGGCTCGGCAGGCGCTACGGCTCACTCGACGCCGTCAACGACGCCTGGGGTACCACCTTCTGGGGCCAGCGCTACGGTGCGTGGGACGAGATCGACGCCCCCCGCCTGAGCGCGTCGGTGGTCAACCCGGCCCACCGCCTCGACTTCAAGCGGTTCACCTCCGACTCGCTGCTCGAGTGCTACGTCCTCGAGCGCGACACCATCCGGCAGTACACGCCGGACCTGCCGGTCACCACCAACTTCATGGCCACCAGCTGCCCCTCCCTGGACTACTGGTCCTGGGCGCGCGAGGTCGACGTCGTCGCCAACGACCACTACCTGACAGCTGAACGGGAGGACAACCACGTGCTCCTGGCGCTCGACGCCGATTTCACGCGGTCCCTCGCCGGCGGCAGGCCGTGGATGCTCATGGAGCACTCGACATCGGCGGTCAACTGGCAGCCGAGGAACATCGCCAAGCGGCCCGGCGAGATGCTGCGCAACAGCCTCAGCCATGTGGCGCGCGGCGCGGACGCCGTCATGTTCTTCCAGTTCCGCGCCTCCCGCTTCGGCGCGGAGAAGTTCCATTCCGCGATGGTCCCGCACCAGGGCGCCGAGTCCCGCATCTTCCGGGAGGTGACCGGACTCGGACACGTCCTCGGGCGCGCCGCCGGGGTCCGCGGTTCCACGGTGGGCGCGCGTGTCGCGATCCTCTGGGACACCGAGTCCTTCTGGGCGCAGGACCTCGAGTGGCGGCCCTCCGAGGACCTCGACCACCGCGAGCGCATCGAGGCCTACTACACGGCGCTGTGGAACCGGGGCGTGACCGTCGACTTCGCCCACCCGGAGCAGGACCTCGGCGCGTACGACCTCGTGCTCGCGCCCGCCCTCTATGCCGTCTCCCCCGCCGCGCGGCTGAACCTCGAGTCCTACGTGGCCGAGGGCGGCAACCTCGTGGTGTCCTTCTTCTCCGGTGTGGTGGACGACCACGACGCCGTCCCCGCCGGCGGCTATCCCGGACAGCTGCGGGACGTGCTCGGCCTGACGGTCGCCGAATGGCTGCCGCTGCGCCGGCACGAGTCCGTGACCCTCGACGGCGGTTCCACCGCTGACGTCTGGGCCGAGGACCTCGAGCTCGACGGCGCCCGGACGCATACCGCCTACGCCTCCGGCCCGGCTGCCGGCAAGCCCGCGGTCACCGTGAACGCTTTCGGCAAGGGCACGGCCTGGTACATCTCCACCCGGCCCGCGGCGTCGGCCCTCGATGCGCTGCTGGGCGAGGCCCTGTCCGTTGCCGGGATCCCGGACGGCCCGTCCCCGGCCGGCGTCGAGACCGTCAGCCGCACCTCGGACCGGGCGACGTTCACCTTCGTGCTCAACCACACCGACGCCGACGCGCCACTGCCCGTCGGCGGCACCGACCTCGTGAGCGGCAGGACCGTCACGGCGGGCGAGCTCCTCGCGGCGGGTGGTTCCGCCGTCGTGGAGCAGCAGGAACAGCAGGAGCAGTAA